TGAAGCCTTACAGTATTCCCTTTGGTCTGTCTTTGAAAATATCGTTCTGTACTGTACGAACATTCAACAGTGCAATTGTGGCTCCCACAAGAATCTTTACAAAACCACCAGCACTTAGTCATGTTTTATGACTCGATCGTCAATATTTTAGGTGTACAGCAATTAACAAAATTCATGATTGGATGTGAGTCAATAGAGTCACAATTATATGCATTCTCAGTAGCTGCCTGAATGTCTTTTACATTTccatatgaaatgtatttgagGATTCAACTTTAGTCAATAATTAACCATTAACCATAATCTTAACCATTTTGAGTGTTTATTAGCTGCTAAAATACCGTAATAAATATCAAACCGTTTTCACAATATCccaaaaacaggaaatgctgAATGACCACACCAAAAATACTCAATAATAAGCCTTAAATTTAATGAAACAACatgatatatatctataatatCAATTATCTTTCCCATTTTGCACTGAGCATTTACTTTGGAGAAAGGGTTTCTGTTGAATTTAAAGGATAAGAAAGGGAAATAAGAAGATATGAATGAATGATGTGATTAATCCTTTAATTTTCACGTTGGTTACTTTCCACTCTGAGCCAAAGCCAAAAGTCAAAAAGAGATGTTGGATTCAACACTCAGATGATAGAAAGACAATaaatttgtctctgtgtttgtttgaaatgcaGGATATTCTGGATTACAATTGCGCCAAACAACTATAAAGCAAATTACAGGTCTGCAAAACTCTAAATCTTCCCTTCTCATGGGACCAGTAATCTGTTTAGCTTCAGCTGGCATGCAGCTTCCAAGGATTTGATCCCACAATTTATTGCATGCCATCAATTCCTACCATTGTGGATTTGTTTGCATGAGTGAAAATCGCCCAATGTGGATTGAGTTACTTGCCACTGTGACCAGTTGAGATTAGGCATGATGAGGGATGTATATTTTGAGCGGTGCCCCTTATTTTGGAATAACGGGCACATGGCAGACTAATCAGAATCACCCAAGGGATGAGGCAGTCTGAAGGCTGCGTTGAAGGAAAGAAGGGCTGATTTCAACAGATAAAAGTAGGATTAGAGTGTAAAAGTGGTTTCCCTTTAAGGAACCACAAATGAAGACGGTTCATACTGAGGACTCCACACATTTTCCACCCATACCGCAGTCTCCTTCGAATCAGGGAAGAAATGCTAGGGGGGATTTTCTCTCGTCCCTGTGGTTTAGGCCTCACAGCATCTTGTTAAATTGTGACTCCATCTTTAATTGACGAGAGAGTAATTTGGGGAAGAGAGATTTTCAAATGGTCATGGTAGCTCAACTCAAATTGGGGAACTTTCTAGGGTTTGGAATTATGAACTTTTACAATAGGTTTtaataacattgtttttctaGACACATTTTAGTATAACCTTCTGTTGCCATTTTAGCCCAAAAATACCAGCTCCAGTCTGCTTATTGGACCTTGATTGGAAAGCTTTAACACTCAAAGTTTACAGAGAAGCTTTCATCATTGCCAAATGGATGGAAACCTTTCACACTAAGAAATTAAGCAGaattcttaaataaaaaatacatcatctttacaattttgaaaatgtacacACATCTTCGTGGAAGAAACATGCTTGAATGAAAtgctgtgttttgctgttaaCCCTACAGTTTGTTTCATGGTACACTACCCACTTTGCCCTCCACCTGCATCTTCCAACAAAACGTTAACTTCCAATCATTCTGAATGAAAGAGGCTCGCACCTGCACTTCATGCatgatttcttttcattttgcaaaaGAACCCATTCATTATaccttttgaaaaaatgaattacagcCCTTAAGTTTGacttataataaataacaaatttgTTCTGGATTTGCTCCATGGTATTATTAATCCCCACCCACCCACTTGTTAATTCAGTTTAACACTGATTCACTAAATGCACTGTACTTCTTTACATGCAGAAGAACCAGTCATAGGCTGGTTAAGGACAAGCTGCACTAACTGGAGGCACTGGGTTGACATTCAAGCATGTGTCTTTTTGATGCTATATGTCATATGCATCCTGTCTGACTCAGTCCTTCCATGGTTCTGTGTGTCGGTGGTTCTTTTTCTAAGAAGGGCCACACCGCAGCACTGTCTGGTGAGGCGAGGAGGCTCATTTtctgaacacactcacacacacacacacacacacacacacacacacacacacacacacacacacacacacacacacacacacacacacacacacacacacacacacacacacacacacacactgccaagTTGTTAATCATTTTCACATGTTGAACCTTCTTGCCACACATTTCATGTCAAAAGCTGGTGCTTTAATCTTCAGATGCCTTTTCACTTATCCAAGGATGGTATATTGTTGTGTGTTTCCTTTTGCCTGTTTCTTCATATAAACACTTCAGGATCCATATGAACTATGGATACATGTTCAAGCCCGTATTCATGCACAAGTTGTTTTCGTGTGAACCTAAGAGATTTGACCTGATGACCTCCAGCAGAATAGATACCTCTGCACTAAACCTACCGTTGACATGATGGTTACTCTCAGATGTTTTAACACTTCTGTAGTAATATGTGGTGTGCTAAAGTATAGGTGTAAAACTAATCTTAAATTCCACCGCTTATGTATTCCGTCTTATCATCGAAAAGCCATCAATTTAGCAAGaaatcataaaccaaagtattggacgaCTTTAAATTTTGTCCCAAtggctagatgaaaagtcaggggatccaCAACGTGATTATTATTCATCCCAAGGGTGACATAAATGTGTTCACCAAACTTAATTTCAATCTGTCCAATAGTGGTTAAGAGGTTTCACTTAGAGcaacaaatgtcaacctcattgtGTCccctgatgaaaaaaaaactaaaaaatttGGATTTATCATCTGagaatcatgaatgtctgtgccAAAGTTTGTGCCAATCTATTCAATAGTTGTTAAATATGTAATTACAAATATCTCAAGGTGGCTTGGGGtagaaattaactttttttactaGAGAATTCCCCCAAATCTCTCTGCTGCACATTTACCACCTGGCTTGATTTCAAGTCACATGTGACTTCATCGTTGGTGTGCGTTAGATCGGAAGTCTGTGATCTCCACCTAATCCCCTCTGCCTTGAAAGCGTCAAATATACCTCCTCTGACTCCCTGCTCCATGACAACATACCGCTTCATGTGGTGAACGCTAAACCAGAGCTGACCGTGATGCTTTGAAGCCATTGTTAGAACCTTTGAGGGAGTAATACCGTCAGTCACACACGGGGACAATGAACAGTATGATTCATATCTCATAAAAGACGACACCTGCTCTAACCCTGTTCTGAGAAACAGGCCacaactacatttcccagatcCCTGATCTAATTGAATCTGTCATAACTGCTCTGATGATGGACACATGTGACCCGTCGGTCCCCTGAAGGCCAGGGCTTGGGTCCTGTGAGTCTTGGAGATAACATGCCCTACAGGTGTGGGAAGATGATGTACACAGACTCGGGTTTCAGCAGACTGGCCTGGGACAGGTTGATGGGGGCTCTGATTGATCCTGAAAACAGAGAGGCCTGTGGGAGAATTGTAATTGAACCTGGAACAGATGTTGAACAGTCCAGGAAAAAATGTGGTTATGATGAAGGTACGCAgcctgaaacacaaaatgacactgGATGAACAGAAACACCACAGTTTCATTAAATGGTAATGGCGTGAGGGGAGTCTTTTCGGGGTAGGCTATTAGATTGTTGAAGGATAACCCGACAATGTTCACTAAGGAGGCAACAGGGTTCAGCATGCAGttacaaaataatatcaaaaagTGATCCATCAAACTCTCTGAAGAAAGCCCTTCTCAGCTAATCCAACAAGCagctaaatgtgttttaaatttacGAATAACCGCATGAAGCCAGAGCCAAACCCTCAGTCCTCTAAACTTCCTCACTAACATGACTATTTTCTCAACTTGAAATCCTTGGCGATAAACTCTATTTCACATTTAAGCTTCTGAAGGGAACACCACATTAAATCAGACTGTAGTGCTGAATGTGACTGAAGGAAACATCCTATATATCTTTATCATTAGTGCATGTTAACGAAAAATATAGTGTGGTATGAAAAGTTCAAAACGCTATAGATGTTGGTTCTTTATACTGTTATCAGTCTTtaatcaaaatatgttttttgacCATACATCTATATCaattttatcattataatttGGGCATGACTGATGGGCTTTTACTGTATGACTGTATTTAAATACGTTTACAAAGTACTGTGCAACTTTGAGGTTATTGCATTTACAtgagtttttccattttattctgctttatACTTTTAAGATTCTGATTATTGATATGAAACACAATCAATTAAAACGGATGCACTATTATATACTAAGCTACcatcagtttataaaatataaactcCACATTTACCAGCCGGCAGCCGCAACATCAATAGTTAGGATACTATTCTCAAATAAGttagtacttctacttttgATACCAAAAGTACATTTTGGTGATAATCTATATACATAATTGTTTTGCTATTACTCAGGTGACATTTcgaatgtaggacttttaccTGTAAAAGAGTATGAGCTCGTACTTTTACTATTTAAAAGATCTGAATATGTCTTCCACATGTATAGTAGCTAAAGTTAGCTCCGCCTTGACCAGCTACTTATAATGATTCTTATACtttaatgcataaataataataatctaataatgttACATATCCTAACAAAACACTGACCATTCTGTCTCCAATAATTGTGTTCTTTTGTTGATACAGCAATACATCCACACTTCAActtgcattttaataaaaaaaataaaataaatgattccaTCTTTTATTTGAATACAAGTTCTGAATACTTCTTCAACAACTTATGATTGGAAACAAAGAGAGTGACCATGGGTGATGAATTATTTTCATATCCCTGGTTTAAGCATATAAAACAGTGAAACCGATCAAAAGTTCACTCATGATATTAATCAATGTAACCAAACTGAGTTTTGTTCGTTTTCACATACATTTCACAAGGcagcatcagaaaaaaaagctgttgatGGCACGAGACTGCCATCTGCTGGTCCACATaatatttgcaaatatattaacaataattacattcaCGCCTCCAGTCAAATCATTATCTCTTCACGAGTATTTCTTTGGTCTAattaatgtctttttgttttcactgtagGTCTTGTCTGTCCACCCTGAAGGTCATAGTGACAACGTCCTCGATCCCAGCCTGCAGCTCATCATGCTCCTGCACGGCGGAGACTCCTTTGGGGGTCCCGGTCAGGATCAGGTCCCCCTCCTCCAGGGTGATGAACTCGCTGATGTAGCTGATGAGATAGGGGATGGAGAAGATCATCTGGGAGGTGCAGCCGCTCTGCCGCAGCTGGTCGTTCACCTTCAGCCACAGCTTCACATTCCCCGGGTCAGGGATGCGCTCTTTGGGGATGAACTCGCTGATGGGGCAGGAGGTGTTGAAAGCTTTGGCCAGGGTCCAGGGGAGACCTTTGGACTTGCAAACGTCCTGGACGTCCCTGGCTGTCATGTCCAGACACAGAGCATAGCCTGCTACGTGCTCCATGGCGGAGGACTGCGGTATGGCCGTGCCCCCTTTGCCAATGACCACTCCTAACTCCACTTCATGGTGCAGGTTGCTGGAGTACAGAGGCACCAGGATGGAGGAGCCCTCTGTGACGTATGCAGACGGTGGCTTCAGGAACAGGATGGGCTCTGTGGGAATCGCGTTTTTCAGCTCTTTTGCGTGGTCTGCGTAGTTTCTCCCCACGCAGATTATCTTCCTCCCCCATTCCCAGAACCGAGTGATATTTCTCGCTGTCATTGTGTGGAGAGACGTGTCGGTTTCAGCCGCTCTGAAGCTGTCAGCTCCGGTTCAACTAAACTTTGACCGACGCCGCACGCAGAGCCCTACGAATGATTGACCTACGGCAAGTCTGGAAGGACACACAGTAAACTCAAAACGCATATGGAAGCTGATTTTTATTGACCTACGGCAAGTCTGGAAGGACATACAGTAAACTCAAAACACATATGGAAGCtgatttatctatttatatttgGGATGGTTATAATggcttaaaaataaaataataatccctCATATATATACctagtttagtttttagtttagtttatttgcacaattgaaaaatataaaaaaacataacattgatgaattatattacagtgcaggaagaggcagaaagcccactgggcttatttgaagcctccacctgtataatatttaaaaataaaaatcacaatactataacgaatacaaaaagaaaatacatatggtatgaaatactgttgaaaaagcatttttacaagatatgatttataataacaagataagataaaataagataatcctttattagtcccgcagcagggaaatttacaggattacagcagcatagggtatagtgcaaacaagagacatagtaaaagaaaaacaagataaaataaaataaaaatcaagtattataaataagcaataaaaacagtaaagaatccacaataacattaataataatattatatgtacagacagaaaaactattatagctataattgcacagtgtattgtattgcacagataacaatacattataaacaacaagaaaacaaagaaaaaaaaatgcaatgagtcaaTTCATTATATCTTTTATAGATTTGTCGttaaaaaatagtaaataacaaatatattattaattgtatCTGACTGTGGCCAATCGACTCCCCCTGATTTGATTGGTCGAGCCTGGCGGGTTAAAGGTGAAGAGGGGACGGAGGCGGAAGTGAAGGACTAAACTTTTTCTGGTTTACACGACTGTGATAAGGCTGTACCTGCTGCTGTTATGTTATTCAAGTCCCTGGCAGGGAGTGCCTGCACTCTACTGGGAGCTGCGACAGCCTTCAAATTTGGTAAGTCCCAAAGTACGTAAACATCTCAAACAACCTTAACAGTCAGGCTAGATCCATGCAGCAGATAGGTgaacaaaatgtaatgtgtttttgtagttaGCATTGAAGCTAACGTTGTTTACTTTATGCTGTTGTCAGGCTGGcttaaatgattaatacatGTCCTGCCAATGGCTACTGTGTAATGCATCCATTGCATCATGCCTTgcgtttcctgttttttttttgtggctccTGAACATGTCCATGGACAAGTGTGCCTGTCATAAACCATAactcctttttattttaggaaTGAAAGGACTAaaagaatggcttttatgtgatgtttcGTTTTAATtggtttttactatttttatcttatattcttttactattttatgtttacctatttcacttgattttatttattttgtttatttgattgtcacttgttatttcattttgtttcttagtttagttttatcctaacgattgtttttaatattaataataataatatatctattgcactgttttgctgccttgtctgtcgaagcactttctaaaccttgtttttaaaaggtgctatataaataaagttattattattaaagtgaCACTGGAAGAGAGAGTCCCTTAATGTCAATCTGTCATGTATTGATTTATATCTTCTCTTGCAGCCCCTGTGGAAATCAAAGCTCAAGCAGCTGCCCTCCTTCACAGCGCAGTGAGGAAATCCTCTCTGGTGGAACAAGCAAATATGAGGGTTGAACTTCTCCCAGCGCTCAGTGACAACTACATGTACCTCCTGATAGATGTGGACTCCAGGGAAGCAGCTGTTGTTGACCCTGTGGAGCCGATAAAGGTCTGTGCATTGCATTATACTTGATTAAATTATAATCAGATAagtaactaaatatatttactcaagtactgtttCAACACATTAGGAACTTTACTTGAGCTTTTCCATTATATGCTACCCTGCATATAATCTACATCTACTCTACTGAATTTCAGAGGCagatattgtcatttttacaagTTACTTCACAGAttagtattttaaatatcaaatatgtgATCTATATAGAGGACATGATGCATTATAGATGAGTGCTTCTATGGATAAAAATCCTGTATTAtggtatatttttttgtttttgtttttaccataaAGCTAGATTAAGTTATTGTTTTACAGCATATATTGTCTTatccttttatgttttttaatagatTAATCAAACTAATATTATCTACAGTAGTTTAAATTAGCTCTACCTTGACCAGCTCCCATATTGTTATACTTTTTACAGCTGTCACTGCCTCAATAACAGTTCAATAACGTagtatatgtattattattatgtcataTACATATGACATTATTCTAAAAGTTAGTATTGAGCCCTCGCAAAGGATCgcaatacttcttccacctctcaTTCTATTATATCTGTTCTTTCATTTAGGGCTTCAATAATTAATGACTAtctacagtatactgtatatatatattttttcgattcattgtttattatgtaaaattaaagaaaaagtaaaaaaggccTTCAGAAGTTTCCTGAACACAATGTAACCGCTTTACTCCAAAACTTcctgatattacatttttgatgacctgaaacagaataaaatagCAAATCCTTACATATGATACGGAACCAACAAATATTCTTCAGTTTCGCTTGATAAATATGTTCTGActtcaatttgacctttttctgCTTTCAACAGGTTGTGGAAGCTGTCAGAAAGCATGGCGTAAAACTCACAACAGTTTTAACCACTCATCACCACTGGTAAGCTTCAAGTTaggttaatgttttattttacacatacTTGTGCACTGGCTATCATTTGTTTACTGTATTCATGAGAGCATTCTGAAAACTCTAACTAGCCAAAAAATCCAGTATGCTGAGAAACCATTAAAACTGCATAAAACTACCCTTCTGCTGAAGAGTATCTATTTCTACACACTGACCATTTTCTCTCCTCAGGGATCATGCTGGTGGAAATGAGAAAATGGTTAAGCTAATGCCAGGGCTTAGGGTCTATGGAGGAGATGACAGAGTTGATGCTATAACAAAGAAAGTTTCTCATTCCCACAATATCAAGGTAGGACCATTAAACTGTCTATTCCACAATCCAAATATAAGCCCTTAAATTGACGATGATGTTTGCTCACTGGTGTCATTCTTTTCCAGGTTGGATCCCTCAATGTCAAATGCCTGTTTACCCCATGTCACACAACCGGTCACATCTGTTACTATGTGACGAAGGATAAAAGCACAGAGCCTCCGGCTGTTTTCACAGGTCTGTCTGATCACATTTGATAAGAAGAACTGCAACTGATACCTGAGACAACAAAGTCTAGCCTTAATCTGTCAAATTTGACCAATGAGTCTTGATTAAAACCTCTGTAACAAGTCAGCACTCTGTCATGTGAGACGTCCTAAGGTGTTTTTGTTCCCATGCAGGGGACACGCTGTTTGTGGCTGGTTGTGGAAAATTCTTTGAGGGAACAGCGGAGCAGATGCACAAAGCCTTGATAGATATTCTGGGAATCCTGCCTCCTGAAACGGTAAATATATGAACTCCACCTGTAATGTTGGTGTAAAGGGTTATTATTGAAAGTCTAAACATGCGACTGAagtaattaaagtaatttacaAAAGATTTGAGACAGAATCAAATTGAGATGAGACCAAATAGATTAAGAGATTAGACtaaattttgctttttttttttttttttttttttttttttttttttttttttttttttttttaaatagagatATGTGATACCTTTTCCAGTTAGGgtgttgaaaatgtcattttctgataAAGTACACTTAAACTGTGTGACAGACTGACTAACCACggtgtgtttgtatttaaagcGTGTTTACTGCGGGCACGAGTACACCGTCAGCAATCTGAAATTTGCACGTCATGTGGAACCGGACAATGAAGTCATTCAGGAGAAGCTGGCGTGGGCAAAGGTACTCGTCTGACGTGTCATTTCCAATCAGTCATTGTCTCAATCAGATGATCAGCTTCTGAAActgttgaaaatacaaacaaccttgcgtctgtttgttttaatctCTGTAGGAGAAATGCAGCGATGGAGAACCTACCGTTCCGTCCACTTTGGCAGATGAATTCACATTTAACCCCTTTATGAGAGTAAAGTATGTGAAGCATGTTTAATActgattatttataatattgtatttacttACAATacaagtgtgtgtctgcagtaaTTACAGCTCtacttatatttctttaatgtttaattcagAGAGAAATCCGTGCAAGACCACGTAAAGCAGACAACCTCGATTGAAACCATGAGAAGTCTCCGGAAAGAAAAAGATGGCTTCCGGGTGCCCAAGGAGTGATGTCCAGTGCATTCTTGCTTCATAACAACTGCTTAAAACACTGCAAGCTGTTAATAgtgtaatacaaaatatatctgCATTTCATCTTCAAAGCCGCTATAAATAGATCTTCTATCTACATTCACTCTCAGTTAtggcaaaccttttttttttatcacttaaaTCAAATCTAATATGGCTTTAAacttgttttagtttgtttggaTCAGATTGGTGTGATAGTTTTAAGGAATATATGGCCATTCATTGAACACTTTAAATGAGGAATAAGTTTGTTAATCTGTAAATCTGagttttaaaatcattttaatattatgttATAATTTATCAATGTAAAACAAAGTGATAGAATTAACAATGTGAACAAGAAAGGGAGCGGCTTCAGGTACAAATGTTAGAATACGTgtgaaaaaaagtgtaaattgataaaaaataatttctttttctgtgaagATTCTTATcagtgctttattttttaatgtttcattattgcAATCTTTTCGCATTTGCTTGGGAGCTGTTAGTTTGGTTCTTTATGATGGGAAATTCGTCACAAGTGCTTTTAAAAAGCATTCTTTGAGCTAAGCATTTTGCACTCATTGGTGTGTCAGCATTAAATGTTAGATACTGTGAATGCTCTTTACCATATTAAGTACAGTCTTACAAATTTTACTGCATGGATTTCAATcagaaaagcaataaaaaaaaaacataattttaagtTAGTAGAAATAAAGGTATTGTGTCCAAAAAGTACTtaaagtgaaagtgtgtgtgtgtacaaaataACTAATAACTTGAAGTTATAGTACATCAAAACTTTGCTTAGCTGTAGTACTTGAGTGAAGTACTACTGGTAATGATGGATGAGTGTCCAGTTGCATTTAAGTATTTTGAATACACATTTAAATCTTAATCATTTGGATGTTAGCAAGTCTAACATACAAAATACTGAGaagaataaattataataatgaaatgataaataaatgaagactATACAATTTCATAAACATAACAGATGGTCGTTGAATGTTTCCGGCTCGATTAAAATGTCTTGATGTCGCGATAACTTCTCCGTCTGGTTGCAGAGATgtagaataacatttttaacagcATCACAAGGATTTAACAACCACATCATCCGAATTATTCAAGCTGaggtaaatgtttttattttatttatttgccataaatgtttaaactgtagaaaaatgtcatgtcacTTCATCAGACCCAGTAATGTAAGTCATTTTAACGCTGGTCCTAATTATAAGATAACGTAATGCTTAACAGCATCAGTGATGAATCAATAACTGGTGCATGTTCATGGTAGTAGCTCAGTAGATGATATACAAGTTGCCTAATGTTGACCAATACAACTCTCCCCGCAGTATCCCGCACCGTGATGCGCATGCGTTTAATGGTGTCATGAAGGTAAAGGTGATTTCCATCCTGGAGGACAACTACATGTACCTGGTGATAGAGGAGCAGAGTAAACAGGCCATAGCTGTGGACCCTGCGGTACCACACCGGGTAAGAGCCAGAGCTCCTGTGATGcactttaaaaatgtctccTTGTTCTGTCATTGTTTGCACAAGTAgcaaaatctatatatatatatatatatatatatatatatatatatatatggatagatatagatatagatagatagatcaaaAGGGATTGGggagataataaaataaattcttgCGATTTCATGAAGAAACaaccaaaaataattaaacaaactAAGTATTAAATTATACCTGTATTGAAATGTACTGATAATACAACTGATAATACTGAtaaatgtctgctttttttttttattgactacCCTATTAAGTATTCACTCaatacttttttgtttataaattgtcttaatattttttaaatatcctcaCCTATCACCTAAATGTGGTGTCATTAATTCAATTGGTTTGTCAAACCAACAAGTCCTCACAATTTAGAATGTCTTGCcctttaaatgattaatcaattatcaaaataatttgctgattattttcctgTCAAccaacagaaaaacatgaattgttACATACATATGTGGAAAATAATCATAGTTACATACATATGTGAATTGCTGCTGACAGGTAGACAGAcgtctttttgtttctttacagctGTTAGAAATTGTGAAGAGAGAGGGCTTGTCCCTGATGG
This genomic window from Anoplopoma fimbria isolate UVic2021 breed Golden Eagle Sablefish chromosome 11, Afim_UVic_2022, whole genome shotgun sequence contains:
- the LOC129098605 gene encoding hydroxyacylglutathione hydrolase, mitochondrial-like, encoding MLFKSLAGSACTLLGAATAFKFAPVEIKAQAAALLHSAVRKSSLVEQANMRVELLPALSDNYMYLLIDVDSREAAVVDPVEPIKVVEAVRKHGVKLTTVLTTHHHWDHAGGNEKMVKLMPGLRVYGGDDRVDAITKKVSHSHNIKVGSLNVKCLFTPCHTTGHICYYVTKDKSTEPPAVFTGDTLFVAGCGKFFEGTAEQMHKALIDILGILPPETRVYCGHEYTVSNLKFARHVEPDNEVIQEKLAWAKEKCSDGEPTVPSTLADEFTFNPFMRVKEKSVQDHVKQTTSIETMRSLRKEKDGFRVPKE
- the fahd1 gene encoding acylpyruvase FAHD1, mitochondrial, with the protein product MTARNITRFWEWGRKIICVGRNYADHAKELKNAIPTEPILFLKPPSAYVTEGSSILVPLYSSNLHHEVELGVVIGKGGTAIPQSSAMEHVAGYALCLDMTARDVQDVCKSKGLPWTLAKAFNTSCPISEFIPKERIPDPGNVKLWLKVNDQLRQSGCTSQMIFSIPYLISYISEFITLEEGDLILTGTPKGVSAVQEHDELQAGIEDVVTMTFRVDRQDLQ